The DNA sequence GCTTCAGCGTGGCGTCCCGCCTGCGACAGTCGGCCTCCGAGGTTGGCCAGCGAGCGGGCGAGGCCGGGTTCGTAGGCGGCCGAGTTGTCGGCGGCCAGCCTGTGGAAGATCTCCACCGCTTCCTCGTTGGTGGTCAGGGCTTCCGCGTGGCGTCCCGCCTCCGACAGCCAGAGGCCGAGGGTGGTCAGTGTGTAGGCGAGGTCGGGTTCGTAGACGGCGGAGTCGTGGTCGGCGAGTTGCCGGTCGGCCTGGGCGAGTGCGGTGGAGAGCTTCAGGGCAAGGGGTGCCGTGACGCGGGAGGGGTACGGGAGCGCGACGGCCGCGTCCTGGACGGCCCGGTAGGCGAGAGGGGTGGTGTCCAGGGCCGTGTCGAGGGTGTGGAGGACGCGCTCGCTGTCGGTGGTGCGGCCGGTGTTGTAGTGGGCGATGGCGGCGCGGGCCAGGACGGTGAGGGTCTGGGCCTGCTGCGTGGGGGAGGCCGCTTCGAGGAGGGCGGGCAGCGGGAGGGCACCCGTTTCGAGGGCGCGGGAGGCGTGGTACTCGGCGACGCGGTCGGGCTGGAGGGAGCCCCAGTAGCGATTGCCGTCGGCGGGGTACAGCGCGGCCAGCCAGTCCGTGGCGGATGCCGCCCGGTGGCCGGGAAGGCCGGGAAGGACGGTGATCACCCGGACTGCTTCGTCCCGGGTGGCGGCCCCGCACAGCGCGGCGACCGCGACGGCCGCACCCAGGGTGGAGGCGTCCAGGTCGAGCTTGTAGGCGGACGCTTTCGCGCTGGCCTCCCAGAAACGGTCCTCGTGTTGGAGGAGGGTGCGCTCCGGCGGGGTGCCGGGGACCGTGTCGGTTACGGGCCGCGGTCCGTGCTGCAGGAGGCTGACCAGGGCGGTCATCTGCAGGGTGAGGGCATTGCCGTAGCGGTGCTCGTGCAGGTCGGCGGGGGGCCTGAGTTCGGGGGCGAGAGACAGCCAGTCGTGCGCGGGCAGAGTGGGGACCAGCGGCAGGAAGCGGGCGAGGTCGCCGACGGCGCGGTGAAAGGCGTCCTTCCGGTCCTTGGCGGGCCGGCCGGCGGGGATGAGCGGTGTGAGGGGGACGACGAGGGCCTCTTCGAGCAGCTCCCGTACGGCGGGAACCGCTTGGAGGGATCCGGTGCGCCAGTCTCCGTCGGAGCGGGCGAGCAGCAGGAGCCTCACCCGGTGGCGGAAGCGGTGCAGGTACGCGATCAGGCGGCGCAGGAGCCGGGGGCGGGTCTCGGCGTAGTCGACGACCAAGAGCAGGGGCAGGGCGGTGTTCAGGGTGGTGAAGTCGGGCACCACGCCGTCCATATCGTCGTTCAGGTCGGAGCGTAGGTGCCCGGTGACCCAGCCTTGCCGGCCGAAGGCGTCGGTCAGGCGGCGGGCGAGGCGGGTCTTGCCCTGTCCGCCGGGCCCGGTCATGACGTGTATCGAGAGGGAGGGCGGGCCGCCCTCGCACCACGCTTGAAGGTTGGCGAGTTCGGCGTCTCGGCCGTGGAAGGCGACGGCCTCGGTATCGGCGCGGAGCAGCGCGGCCGGGGAGCGGAAGTTGCGCTCGATCGTGGCGGGGGTGAGCAGGGCCGCCGGCTCGATGGGCTCGAGGACGGGTTCCCAGCCGGTGTGCCGGGTGACGAGAGCGCGGAAGCCGTCGTCGGCGAGTAGGGCGGCGGCCGTCGTGGCGGTCAGGCGGGTGCCGCCTCCGGCGAGGCGGTCGCGGCGTACGACGCCGCACAGGAGGTCGCCGCCGAAGCCGTCGTCTGCGAGGACGCCGGCTCCCGACATGCCCGACCACCGGCTCTCGCCAGTGGCTCCGGTGCCAGGGGTGGGGTCGGTGCCGGAAATCTCGTAGCGGCCGGCCAGGGCGCCGGTGCCGGGGACGATGCGGCCGGTCAGCTGCTCGTCCAGGCGCCGGCCGCTCTCGGCGTCCTTCTGCAGGCGGGGAAATCCGATCGCGGTGACCGGGAGGGGGCGTGTGCCGACGATGAGGCCGTACCGCTGGGGAGGCCGGGTGAGCAGGTCACCCAGGGACTGCGGCACCTGCCAGCCCTGTCCGTCCCGGATTTCGATCAGCGCCGCGTCGACGGTGTCTCCCTTGCGCTGCCAGCACACGACCGCCGGGAACTCCTGCTCGCCGGCGTCGGGCAGACTCACCGTCACCGGCTGCCCGGCGGCCGGGTCCAGGTCGTCCAGGACGTGGGCGGCCGTAAGAACCAGACGCGGGGCGAGTAGGTACCCCGACCCGAACCCCCTCGTCC is a window from the Streptomyces sp. NBC_01244 genome containing:
- a CDS encoding tetratricopeptide repeat protein, translated to MEFDRRVQIRVARLKDGKRTRGFGSGYLLAPRLVLTAAHVLDDLDPAAGQPVTVSLPDAGEQEFPAVVCWQRKGDTVDAALIEIRDGQGWQVPQSLGDLLTRPPQRYGLIVGTRPLPVTAIGFPRLQKDAESGRRLDEQLTGRIVPGTGALAGRYEISGTDPTPGTGATGESRWSGMSGAGVLADDGFGGDLLCGVVRRDRLAGGGTRLTATTAAALLADDGFRALVTRHTGWEPVLEPIEPAALLTPATIERNFRSPAALLRADTEAVAFHGRDAELANLQAWCEGGPPSLSIHVMTGPGGQGKTRLARRLTDAFGRQGWVTGHLRSDLNDDMDGVVPDFTTLNTALPLLLVVDYAETRPRLLRRLIAYLHRFRHRVRLLLLARSDGDWRTGSLQAVPAVRELLEEALVVPLTPLIPAGRPAKDRKDAFHRAVGDLARFLPLVPTLPAHDWLSLAPELRPPADLHEHRYGNALTLQMTALVSLLQHGPRPVTDTVPGTPPERTLLQHEDRFWEASAKASAYKLDLDASTLGAAVAVAALCGAATRDEAVRVITVLPGLPGHRAASATDWLAALYPADGNRYWGSLQPDRVAEYHASRALETGALPLPALLEAASPTQQAQTLTVLARAAIAHYNTGRTTDSERVLHTLDTALDTTPLAYRAVQDAAVALPYPSRVTAPLALKLSTALAQADRQLADHDSAVYEPDLAYTLTTLGLWLSEAGRHAEALTTNEEAVEIFHRLAADNSAAYEPGLARSLANLGGRLSQAGRHAEALAASEEAVRILRRLAGDDPAAHEPDLASSLANLGIRLSEARRDVEALATAEEAVKIRRRLATDNPITYEPDLAHSLTNLGSHLSRVGRHAEALDAEQQAVKIVRRLAGGNPAAYEPDLAHSLSNLGSRLTGVGRYAEAQDANQQALKIRRRLAADNPASYEPDLAAALTTLGLDLSEAGHHAEALDAAEEAVEIRRRLAADTPASYEPDLALSLSTLGLLLIEMEGDLSRVLRLTGEAVELYRRHIATTPTLLARLHPLLQLQASVLVELGRPKDAEAVRRWLGENPLPLSSHD